A portion of the Lathamus discolor isolate bLatDis1 chromosome 5, bLatDis1.hap1, whole genome shotgun sequence genome contains these proteins:
- the DDX1 gene encoding ATP-dependent RNA helicase DDX1, whose amino-acid sequence MAAFSEMGVMPEIAQAVEEMDWLLPTDIQAESIPLILGGGDVLMAAETGSGKTGAFSIPVIQIVYETLKDQMEGKKGKATIKTGGAVLNKWQMNPYDRGSAFAIGSDGLCCQSREIKEWHGCRATRGVTKGKYYYEVSCHDQGLCRVGWSTMQASLDLGTDKFGFGFGGTGKKSHNKQFDSYGEEFTMHDTIGCFLDIDKGQIKFSKNGKDLGLAFEIPPHIRNQALFAACVLKNAELKFNFGEEDFKFPPKDGYIGLCKAPDGNVVKSQHSGNAQVVQTQNLPNAPKALIVEPSRELAEQTLNNVKQFKKYVDNPKLRELLIIGGVAARDQLSVLEQGVDIVVGTPGRLDDLVSTGKLNLSQVRFLVLDEADGLLLQGYSDFINRIHSQIPQITSDGKRLQVIVCSATLHSFDVKKLSEKIMHFPTWVDLKGEDSVPETVHHVVVPVNPKADKLWERLGKNHIRTDEVHAKDNTRPGANTPEMWSEAIKILKGEYTVRAIKEHKMDQAIIFCRTKIDCDNMEQYFIQQGGGPDRKGHQFSCVCLHGDRKPQERKQNLERFKRGDVRFLICTDVAARGIDIHGVPYVINVTLPDEKQNYVHRIGRVGRAERMGLAISLVAKEKEKVWYHVCSSRGKGCYNTRLKEEGGCTIWYNEMQLLGEIEEHLNCTIAQVEPDIKVPVDDFDGKVTYGQKRALGGGLYKGHVDILAPTVQELAALEKEAQTSFLHLGYLPNQLFRTF is encoded by the exons ATGGCGGCTTTTTCGG AAATGGGTGTTATGCCTGAGATAGCTCAAGCAGTGGAGGAGATGGACTGGCT TCTTCCTACAGATATCCAGGCAGAATCCATCCCACTGATCTTGGGAGGTGGTGATGTACTTATG GCTGCTGAAACAGGGAGTGGAAAAACTGGT GCTTTTAGCATTCCAGTTATCCAGATTGTTTATGAAACATTGAAGGACCAGATGGAAGGCAAGAAAGGGAAAGCAACTATTAAAACTGGTGGGGCAG TGCTCAATAAATGGCAAATGAACCCATATGATAGAGGATCAGCTTTTG CGATTGGATCAGATGGTCTGTGTTGTCAAAGCAGAGAGATAAAAGAATGGCATGGATGCAGAGCAACTAGAGGTGTGACCAAAG ggAAGTACTACTATGAGGTTTCTTGTCATGACCAAGGCTTGTGCAGAGTTGGTTGGTCAACTATGCAGGCTTCGCTTGATTTGG GCACTGATAAATTTGGCTTTGGCTTTGGTGGCACTGGTAAGAAATCTCACAACAAGCAATTTGACAGCTATGGTGAG GAATTCACTATGCATGATACAATTGGGTGTTTTCTAGACATAGATAAAGGACAAATAAAATTTTCCAAAAATG GGAAGGACCTTGGCCTTGCATTCGAAATCCCACCACACATAAGGAACCAAGCGCTTTTTGCAGCCTGTGTACTAAAG AATGCTGAACTGAAATTCAATTTTGGTGAAGAAGATTTCAAGTTTCCACCAAAAGATGGCTATATTGGTCTCTGCAAGGCTCCAGATGGTAATGTTGTAAAGTCACAACACTCAG GAAATGCACAGGTGGTTCAAACACAGAACCTTCCAAATGCTCCAAAAGCATTGATTGTAGAACCGTCAAGAGAGCTGGCAGAACAAACTTTGAACAATGTGAAGCAGTTCAAAAAATACGTTGATAATCCCAAATTAAG GGAACTGTTGATTATTGGTGGGGTTGCTGCAAGAGATCAACTCTCTGTGCTGGAACAAGGA GTGGATATTGTCGTTGGAACTCCTGGAAGACTAGATGACTTGGTCTCAACGGGAAAGCTTAATTTATCTCAAGTTAGATTCCTGGTTCTGGATGAAGCT GATGGCCTTCTCCTCCAAGGTTATTCAGATTTCATAAACAGGATCCACAGTCAAATTCCTCAAATAACTTCAGATGGAAAGAGACTTCAG gtgATTGTGTGCTCTGCCACACTACACTCTTTTGATGTGAAAAAACTATCTGAAAAAATCATGCATTTTCCTACCTGGGTTGATTTGAAAGGAGAAGATTCTGTCCCTGAAACTGTACACCATGTAGTTGTGCCTGTAAATCCAAAAGCTGACAAACTCTGGGAAAGACTTGGCAAAAATCATATTAGA acTGATGAAGTACATGCAAAAGACAATACACGACCTGGTGCTAACACTCCAG AAATGTGGTCTGAAGCTATTAAAATTCTAAAAGGAGAATACACTGTTCGGGCAATTAAAGAACACAAGATGGACCAAGCCATTATCTTCTGCAGGACTAAAATAGATTGTGATAATATGGAGCAGTACTTTATACAACAGGGTGGAG GCCCTGATAGGAAGGGACATCAGTTCTCATGTGTCTGTCTGCATGGTGACAGAAAACCtcaagaaagaaagcaaaacctggAAAGATTTAAG AGAGGAGATGTCCGTTTCTTGATCTGCACAGATGTTGCTGCTAGAGGAATTGATATTCATGGTGTTCCATATG TTATCAACGTCACACTCCCTGATGAAAAACAGAACTACGTTCATCGAATTGGGAGAGTAGGCAGAGCTGAGAG GATGGGTTTGGCAATCTCCCTTGtggcaaaagagaaagaaaag GTTTGGTATCATGTATGCAGTAGTCGTGGAAAAGGGTGTTATAATACTAGactgaaggaagaaggaggtTGTACCATATGGTACAATGAGATGCAg tTGCTGGGGGAGATTGAAGAACACTTAAACTGCACTATTGCCCAAGTTGAACCAGACATAAAAGTACCAGTAGATGATTTTGATGGGAAAGTTACATATGGGCAGAAAAGAGCTCTGGGTG GTGGACTGTATAAAGGCCATGTGGATATTCTGGCACCCACAGTACAAGAGTTGGCTGCCCTTGAAAAGGAGGCTCAGACATCTTTCTTGCATCTTGGCTATCTTCCTAACCAGCTGTTCAGAACATTCTGA